In Acidobacteriota bacterium, one genomic interval encodes:
- the tadA gene encoding tRNA adenosine(34) deaminase TadA, with the protein MTTKKDEEFLRLALAEAKRGAEEGEVPVGAIIVIEDEVVASAHNKPISLNDPTAHAEILAIREAAEKLGNYRLTGGTIYVTIEPCIMCIGAILQARLSRLVYGADDPKFGGVSSLIDLSKIRGLNHKLEIISGVLKEESASLLRSFFGKRRREKE; encoded by the coding sequence TTGACTACTAAGAAAGATGAGGAGTTCCTCCGCCTCGCCCTCGCCGAGGCGAAAAGAGGGGCTGAGGAGGGCGAGGTGCCGGTAGGAGCGATCATCGTTATAGAAGATGAGGTAGTCGCTTCTGCCCACAACAAGCCCATATCCCTGAACGATCCAACCGCCCATGCCGAGATCCTGGCGATACGGGAAGCGGCGGAGAAACTCGGAAACTACCGGCTTACTGGTGGCACCATCTATGTAACCATCGAGCCCTGTATTATGTGTATAGGCGCTATCCTCCAGGCAAGGCTCAGCAGGCTCGTCTACGGTGCAGATGACCCAAAGTTCGGTGGAGTTTCTTCTCTCATCGATCTATCAAAGATAAGGGGATTGAACCACAAGCTCGAAATCATCTCTGGGGTGCTCAAGGAGGAATCCGCCTCCCTCCTCCGCTCGTTCTTTGGGAAGAGAAGAAGGGAAAAGGAATAG
- a CDS encoding outer membrane beta-barrel protein, translating to MLKKAGLFLLILLIALPLFSADKEKEVSLFVGLNHMDVLGSDLAIGGGVFIPYSEMFGGEFEFTYVPGSVFGVIDTSLVFVNGNFVGTIKTEDESFVPYFTAGGGLCRASASFLGVGDSATHFAINFGGGIKIPVMEKLFVRGDFRLFYIFFEGEGSHLTERFVGGISYCF from the coding sequence ATGCTTAAAAAAGCGGGGTTGTTCCTGCTGATTTTGCTTATTGCTCTTCCTCTGTTTTCTGCCGACAAGGAGAAGGAAGTCTCTCTCTTCGTTGGGCTAAACCATATGGATGTGCTCGGTTCAGATCTCGCTATTGGGGGAGGTGTTTTTATCCCTTACAGCGAGATGTTCGGAGGCGAGTTCGAGTTCACCTATGTGCCGGGAAGCGTTTTTGGGGTTATTGATACCTCGCTCGTCTTCGTCAATGGCAATTTCGTTGGTACGATAAAGACGGAAGATGAGAGCTTCGTCCCCTATTTTACTGCAGGTGGTGGTCTCTGCCGTGCCTCAGCCTCTTTCCTCGGCGTTGGTGATAGCGCCACTCATTTCGCCATCAACTTCGGCGGCGGGATAAAGATTCCGGTTATGGAGAAGCTCTTTGTAAGAGGAGATTTTCGCTTGTTCTATATCTTCTTTGAAGGGGAAGGAAGCCACTTGACAGAGCGGTTCGTTGGAGGAATAAGCTACTGCTTTTAA